The sequence GTAGGGTTGCTTCTTCTTCTATTACGGCCGCAGCTATCCAGGCATCGGGGATGTCGCTGGCTTTAAGTTTGTGCAAGCGCACCAATTCAGTGAAGGTCGTCCAGGTCCCTGGGCTGGAGCTTAAAAAGGTGCCGTTTGGGGCTTCTAGGATGGTATTGAGTGCAATCAGCGCTTGCTGGGTGGTAAGTGGTTTGTGAAATAACTTGTGGTTCGTCATGACTCGAAGAAAGCCCGTTGCCACAACATCCAGGAGTCCAATTGTTTCATGCCGATTTGAAGCGTCCTGGGTTTAGTTCCGCTTCTTTTACGGCCCTGTGTTGATGGGCTGGGTGAGATAATACTCGGTTTCTACTTCCTGTGGGGTGGCGTAGTCCAATGCTTCGTGAAGTCGCTTGGTGTTCCACCAATGCACCCACCGCAAGGTGGCCAATTCGACTTCCCCCACCGATGTCCACGGGCCTTGGGCGTGAATGAGTTCAGCCTTGTAGAGACCGTTGACTGTCTCGGCGAGAGCGTTGTCATAAGAATCACCGACCGTTCCGACACTCGGCCGGATACCGGATTCCGCTAGCGCGGTGGAATACTTCAGTGACACGTACTGGCTGCCCCGATCACTATGGTGAATCAGCTGGTTTCCATGAATTCGCCCTGCAGTCGTTAACGCATGTTCCAAAGCCTCCATGGGCAGCGCACCGGTACGCATCGTCGAGCGTGTAGCAACACCAACAATTTTTCGGCTGAATACATCCACGACAAACGCGGTGTAGGCGAATCCTGACAGGGTGCGAACGTAGGTAATGTCGGCAACCCACAGCCTGCCTGGTGCTTGTGCACGAAAGTCTCGTTGTACAAGGTCCGGGCGATGATCCTGTGTCTTCGGGCTAATCGTTGTCACAGGGGTTCGCCCACGTCTGCGGCCGGAAACACCTGCTAGCTTCATCAGACGTGCAGTCTTGTCACGACCGATATGAAAGCCTTCACGGTTCATCGCGTGCCACATTTTGCGGATACCGTAAACCGAGAAATTCTCCGCATGCACGCGTTGAATCTCTGGGATAAGCAGGCTATCGCTTAAGGCTCTTGCGCTGGGTACACGTGTAGTGGCTTTGCGGTAGCCGCGGGCAGTAATGAATCCACGATCTGCTTGTTTAAGGACTCGGCAGATGGCCTCGACCCCAAACTGATCTTTATACGCGTCGATGTAAGAGATCATTTGGTCGTGGGTCGGTCGAGTTCCGCTGCGAAAAAAGCCGAAGCAGTCTTAAGAATCCCGTTTGCTCGCTTCAGCTCACGGTTTTCGCGGCGCAGACGCTTGAGCTCTTCTTCCATTGTTTCGCCGCCTGAAGCGTCAGAGTCATCACGTACTGAAGCGCTGTCACGGTACCAAGCCCGCAACGTGTGGTGAGATACTCCAAGCAGCTCACCGACCTCCGTGTAGGCGCGTTGCAGTGAGCAAGACTCCAGGCGGACCATTTCGATGATCTGATGGACCGCCTTCTCCTTGAACTCAACGGAATACTTTCTAGGCATAGTTCAATCCTTCCTTACCTGAGGTAAGAACTAAACCCAGGACGCTTCAATTCAGAGCACTATTTAGCCATTGTTGAGCGGGTTTATGTTGCGGTGCAGCGGAGTGGAAGGCATAAACGAGAATGTTGACATCAGGAATGATCATCGAGCACCGCCCACACAGCTTCTTTGTCGCTGAAATCGACTAGAGCCGGTCCGCCGCAATCGAAGGAGGGCAGGTTAACGGGGGTGTCTTCGGTACTGATGCGGGTTTTCTTCTTGAGGGCAGCGCGGACCGCCTCTTCGACGTATGAGCTCAAAGTGACATTGTTGGCTTTGGCTTGGACCTTCGTTTCTTCAAGGAGTTTCGGGGGGAGGTTTATCGTGGTGCGCATACCTTTAGGATAGAAAGCATCAAGTCATCAATCAAGAGATGTAATGATGCATCTGTCTTCAGGAAGCCGTGAAAGGTTGACTGGTGTCTTAATTCAGTGCGAGCGTCAGGATCAGTACTCCGATGGAGAGTGCGAGCATGCCTAAGCAGTTGATCCAGAATGCGCTGCCGAGGAAGTGGGCGCGGA is a genomic window of Corynebacterium singulare containing:
- a CDS encoding PIN domain-containing protein, translating into MTNHKLFHKPLTTQQALIALNTILEAPNGTFLSSSPGTWTTFTELVRLHKLKASDIPDAWIAAAVIEEEATLLSQDQGFARFRELRWHPLSY
- a CDS encoding IS3 family transposase (programmed frameshift) encodes the protein MPRKYSVEFKEKAVHQIIEMVRLESCSLQRAYTEVGELLGVSHHTLRAWYRDSASVRDDSDASGGETMEEELKRLRRENRELKRANGILKTASGFFRSGTRPTHDQMISYIDAYKDQFGVEAICRVLKQADRGFITARGYRKATTRVPSARALSDSLLIPEIQRVHAENFSVYGIRKMWHAMNREGFHIGRDKTARLMKLAGVSGRRRGRTPVTTISPKTQDHRPDLVQRDFRAQAPGRLWVADITYVRTLSGFAYTAFVVDVFSRKIVGVATRSTMRTGALPMEALEHALTTAGRIHGNQLIHHSDRGSQYVSLKYSTALAESGIRPSVGTVGDSYDNALAETVNGLYKAELIHAQGPWTSVGEVELATLRWVHWWNTKRLHEALDYATPQEVETEYYLTQPINTGP